GGATCGAGTGGATGTGACTCGAAGCAAAGGGATGAAGGGGGCAGCCAGGGGCAGGGCCTCTGCTGCTCAGCGGTGTCAGGCACTGAACTGGCTCGGGACAGCTCATGAAGTTACATCCTGAGGCGGAGATTACGTGAGGAAAAATAGCTGGAACAGCGTTACCTCCCCTTGAAATTGCATCTTTCAATGAGACACGTGCCAGCAGCTTTCTAGTTGCTCCTAAATGAGATAGCAGCACAAGTCCTGAGCGCTGGCACCTTGACTGTGTGTTTTGTATTCGGGTTTTGTGTGTCAGTCGTGCTCTCTGCTGCCACTCAAACTTCCACCTGGTGCCTGCTAGGGAGTACCGTGTAAAATACACTGATACCGCGTGGAGAAATGCAGgtcatgtttgttttgttttatgcagAGCGGCCCACCAAGAAATCAAGGGCGGTTTTTGGTCTGCTGTAGATACACAGTTGGGTGTAACTTCAGGTGTGCGTTGTGACCTAGTCTGAATGATTCTTCTACAGAGAAGCTGATAGAAGCATTTACATACAGAGTAGCTATTTTCGTGAGCAGTTCACTTGCAGAGCCCTGAACTATGGGCATCGGGCAGTTCctgggttttatttctttgtggttatttatgatgtaatgaatTGCACTGACGCCATTTAGCTTTGGAGCATTTGATGTATTTGATGTTAAGGGAGGTTGTACTATATAGGTTAGCCTCCCTTAGTTTGCTTAAATGCAGTTAAACCGGCGTTTGCTGGTGACATTGAAGAGAAGGCAGCATTTATTGGCCTTCATCGGGGGCACAGGCTGCGGCCTTGCTCCTCGTCCTGCATGGCTGCAGGTGGGATCGCCTCATCCCTGCCTTCaccctctgcttctctgtgaCTGCGTTCTTGAGACCCCAGTTAACCTTGTTTGGAGAgaagtgctgggtgctgcacagCTTGCTGCGCCTGCTGCTGCGCGGGATCCAGCTCCTCCTGGTTCTCTGTCGGCAGGATTGGAGCAGATGTGACTGAACCTGACAGCGCCCGCacctctggctgcagggaggagcagggcgTGCCTTGTGCAGCCGAACCTTTCCTGATGAGTGTGTTACAGCTAAGTAAAAGGGGAAGCACTCAGTGGCTTTTTCTATTCTCTACAACATTGAGGTGCAGCGGTTTCTGCCAGAACAGCCTTCATTGCTCAGATGGAATTCCCTCGTCCCCTGGTAGTTGGTTGGATTGTTCCTGGAGTCTAGGGACATGTTACAGGATAGGATGAGAGGACTGtcttttaaaagctttcctaAACAGAGGAAGTGCCTGGAGATGGAAAATGGGAGTGCTATAGATTTAGGCAGCGCCCTTCCACAGCAGTGGAGTGAACTGAGCAGCCTTGGATACCCTGGGAACTGTTACGGATCTTAGCTGCTGCAGCAACCAAACAGAAACTGGTGTGTGTTCATGTCTGCTCTGTAAATACACTTTGAGAGTTCTGTAGGTACGTAATTAGGTCACAGCTCCAGCACCTGTTTCAAAGGTCAGCTGGTGGCTTATGGGCGAAGCCTGAGTCCTGCTGTTTGCATAAtgctctgcaaaacagaaatcgCTCCACCACCTTCATCTGTTCTGGATGCAGTAGTTCAGTAGAGCTAAAAAACGACATCTGCAAGCCTAAGGTTTAATCACTTGTGCAGGAATAATCTTAATCTGCGGAATTTTCCTCTGAATATCCTTATTCTGTAAGAGGTGTGCTTGGTGGGGCGTGGAAGTCAGTCCCTTCAGAAGGTTGAATGGTAACTATCAGCTAACACTGTCAACTCAGCACTTCCAGcggagctgctggtgctgcagctttCGGTCAGTGTGTCGGTCCATCTTTCTGTCTCCTTGTCTGTCGGTTTGTCCATCTGACAGTCAGACTGATGGGCTGACGGATGGAGGGGAAGACTAATGGACAGAAAGACAGTCAGATGGGCGGAGAGACAGAAAGACTGACAGAAAGATGAATGGATTGGTAGACTGAAGGGTGGACAGAAAGACAAACTGACCATCTTTCCGTCTGTCCACCCTTCAGTCTGTCAGTCCCTCTGGCAGATACATAGATGGAAAGAGGGATTTGACAGGCAGGTGGGTGGACTGATGGACATTTGCAGAAGGACAGACTCGTGGACAGACAGAAGGGCAGAGGCGGATGGGCGGACAGATGGACACATGCTTGAAAGGATGCATAGGCTGATGGACAGACAGAAGGACAAACGGGCTGTCTCTGTCCATCCGACATTCAGTGGCACTGTCTTTCTGTCCATCCAACACTCCATCATCCTGTCCATGTGTCCTCCTGTCTGTCCCTCCAACTCTCTGCCTGCCTGTCTTTCTgcctgtccatctgtctgtccatctgaCGCTCTGTCCCATCTGtctttccatccttccttctttccGTCCTTCtggctgtctgtctgtccaaCATTGTTTGTCTGTCCCTCCATCCGTCTCTCTGCCTTGCCATccatctttcagtttttcttttccacccCCTTTTAAGCACAGTGTTCTCTCGGCACAATGAAAATGTGTCACGTGTGTGCCTGTGTGAATTTCCACGATACAGGAACAGTGTGTGAACAACAGTTAAAACTTCATGTTGgttaaaatatttccacttcCAGTTAATTATAACGTGGAAATCCTCTCCTAAACACAGGCCAGCCTGAGCTATTATTAGCATTGGCTTTGGAGAAATCTCTTTGATTTAAGACAGCCTGTTCCTTTGTATGTGCTCTTCTGCCAGAGGAAGCCTGTGACTGCAGCCTGTACTGAATTACGGAACATACTTCTTTCActcactgctttgctgtgtcAAATTCTTCAAACCTCAGTAATTTGTTTCATAACAAGTTGCAATAACGCAGCATGATTtaggattgatttttttttaaatctcagtaaTCACATTGCTTCATTAAAACTGGCAGCCGTGCCACGCAGGGTTACGTGGGGACGTCGAGCTGTGCCCAGCAGTccgggctgggagctgctccacGGCTCTGTCTCTCGAGCCTGCACGAAATGGTCCATGTAGTGCTTTGATGGAAGAACTCCGTGTCCTCTGGATGAAACGCGAGTGAATGGATTTCTGCAATTCTGTAACGATAGTGTAAGAATTAGAAGGTTCACTTGTGAACTGTGGCCTGGTCAAGCTGTCGTGCTGGTGAGCTTATGCTGACAAAATACATAGGGGATTGGATTGGTACCTGCACAGGAAGGGatccccccacctcccccatCTAGATGTGTGTCATGTTTCAGGTTTAATTTTGCATTGCACATCCTTAATCTTCTCCTGGAACAGAACTGACAACTCGGAGCTTGCAGCATCAGTCAGTGCAGCTGGCTCTTTCTGAAGGCTCACCCATGGGAGGGGACTTGCCCTGTTCCCCCATTGAGGGCAGGCTTTCACACAGATGTGTGGTACTGGGAAACTCCCTGTACAGTATGGGTACAGGGATTAGTAATCTCTAAGCAGTAGGAGCTCATAGCTGATGTTTGGGCAGTCTTGCACTATCTTGCTCAAGTAGAAGATTGGTTTGAGTGCTGCTTGGTCATACTGTGACACGTTAGCGTGCTGATTTCTGGAGTAAGCAGTGGATGTTTTTCTTGTCACGCATTCACTAGAACGCTCCTGGTGGTGGAGAAGTAGTTTCCTGTGGAGGGCACCCAGGGCTGAAAGCTGCGATGCCGTTTGTAACTGGACAGCTTGTGTTCTGTGGGGGAGATGGTCTCCAGGACCCTGgtcatgaaaacatttctttgtggTGGGCGGTGGAAGTGGAGTggtatttctatttctatagGGGTGTGGATGTATTTTCTCCGCTCTTGACTCATAACAACTTCAGAATCTGGAAATATTACAAATTCATCTGGTGcgtgcagtgctgctcaggtGCAAACAGAAGTTTCTTTTGAGAGGGATTTTTTTAGAGGGGAGAGCgtgggtttctttttcagttgtcGTTACTTGTTTGGTTGGGGTTTGTTCTTATTTCTAATGCACTAATGATGTActtgtgttttgtagctctgGCTATGGGCCTGTGTGTTGCAATGATAGCCTTTGTCCGGCTGCCGAGCCTGAAGGTTTCCTGCTTGCTGCTCTCGGGGTTACTAATTTATGATGTCTTTTGGgtaagtgctttgttttgtgttgtcGTTTGGATTTGTAATTGGCCTTGTGCTATCTATACATGAAATATGCTAGTATGAAGCTGATGagcctcattgctctcttctgAAAACTTCAGTCTTCAGCAGAATGCAGTATAATTTCCTCACTAATTAGTTAACCAAATCAGAAGCATTATTAGAATACTTCAGTTTTGGCAGATTCTAAGAAAAAATGAGACCTTCAATTTTGAAAGCTTGGCTGCGGATCAGAACAAGCAGTTCCAGTGTGAAGCCTTATCCACGTTTCTATCCATATTCCTATTAGAAATAAGCATTGCATCAGCAGTCTGAGCACTGTGCTCTCCTCTGCTTCCGAGCTTTCTCACCTTTGGTGCCTTATTTCCTGCCTCTTCCTGATGCTTGTCCGGAGATGGTCGTACCTGTTGGTTGTATCTTGATATCAAAGTATATTCCAGTCATTCGTGAGGATTAATGGtgcaaaaaaaccaacttcATCTGGTTGTTCTAAATACATTCTGCATTTTGTTACCGTATATACAATGTGTGTGTATGGAAATGGAAGCAATATCTTCTGTTGAAGAGGTGAAGcaacaagagggaaaaagagcTGCTTTGAGTTGCTGTATAATTGCAGTTTGTCATTTTGAATGATTTTCTTGCCCTGTAGGTCTTTTTTTCTGCGTACATCTTTAACAGCAATGTGATGGTGAAAGTGGCCACGCAGCCTGCTGATAATCCCCTGGACGTTTTGTCCCGGAAACTTCACCTGGGACCAAACGTGGGTAGAGATGTTCCCCGCCTGTCGCTGCCCGGTAAACTTGTGTTTCCAAGGTACAATCAGCAATTCTTTTCCGGTACGATAGAAGAGAAGTTTCCCTCAGCGCTATATTAGCACTGATTCTATTTTCTGCTAATTCTATTGGAAAACACCAGCTTGGTTTCCTGTTCAGTCAATCCCTCTTTGTGATAACAATGTCTGCAGTAGAGTTTTAAGGATTTGATGCTTCGTGCTGTCTCACGCATGCAGAAATGATCCTAAGTTAGGACCTGGCCCTTTCAGAACAGAATGCACTTTTTGATGTGAGTTCTACAGTTGAATAACTTCTGCTCTAGAATGTGTTCATGAGCTCATGCTTAAAACCAAAAAGAGCTTAGGTTCATTCTAAAATTGGAGTAGTCACGAGTACTGCATAATTGCAGGTAATTGGGAAGGGAGTTAGAAACTGGGATGGACAATGAAGACTTACTGGGGTAGATGCTGTGCTGGAGGGGGATTGTTCCACATCTCTACTGCAGGAGTTCCTTGATGTTCAGGATTTGGAACTAGCTACACGTGGGCCTGTGAGCGTTTCAGAACGCTGGCTTATCATTATTCTGTTCCTCCTTCGATGCTGGAGTGCTGAAATTGCAGAGATTAGGGGATGATTATCTGCAATGATGAAAATTGTTTAGTTTATTCTGCAATAAACTTATTTGGCATCGTTTTCGGAAAAAGATCTTGTGTAACggcaaattttaatttttaatctgcGTAGCAGTTGGCTCTTTCCTGGGAATCTGGTAAAATTCCAGTTTTATATGCATCGTGTCTGAATTAAGCCGTGAACTGCTGTATTGTTTTACATTGGAGCTGATTGATCTACACTGAAATGAAGGCACAGTGCTTGTCAGTGTTGGTCAAGTGGCTGGCAGGGCTGTCAGCTGGGagccacctcctgctgctggttgGAGTACTGAGCTAAGGGATCTGTTTCACTGGGTGACTTCCAGCAAAGCAGCTTAAACCCTGCTAGTAGGAATAGCTGGTTTGGAGCAATGGGAACATTTAAAACTGAGCTGAAATGGCGGTGAAGTCGCTAAGGAAAGTCTTTAGTAGCTGGTATTTGTGTAGTAGGTTCTACTAGGTAAAAGTTCCCCAGTATAAGGGGGGCATGTGCAAAATGAAGCTACAAACAGAGTGGACGAGTGTGGAGCTTGTTACCCCGTGTATGGGTGCAAACCCAGTTTCAATTGCTCTCCAGTTCCACAGGCAGCCACTTCTCTATGCTGGGGATTGGAGATATTGTGATGCCAggtctgctgctctgcttcgTCCTGCGCTACGATAACTACAAGAAACAAGCCAACAGCGATTCCTGTGGTGCCCCGGGACCAGGGAACATCTCCGGACGTATGCAGAAGGTCTCTTACTTTCACTGCACACTTATTGGATATTTTGTAGGTGAGTAATTGGTTTAATATGGATAGCTGCTTAGTGAGCAAGAGTGGGACTGTTGTAGTAGGTTTAAAAGATGATGAACCGAGGTATACAGAGGCTCTGGGAGACTGCTTGGTTATGCTGGTTTGGAGCTCTCCTCTCTTGATTTTCACTGGCATGATGGAGGGAGAAAAGCCCTTCCCAACTTTGCATTATTTTGGCGTGGATTTTATTTAGGGGGTAGAAGAGATTATTGGCATATTTCTCTGAACCACTTCTTGTACCTTGCTTTACGAGCACAGAAGCTGTCGTAGCTCGTACCTGGGGGAGGCAGAAAAAACATGAGAGTTTCTAAATGGATTATGCTGTGAAAGAGTACACCTAGATAACAGATCATTTATTTTAGAGAATTCCAGCATTTCTGTATTCTAGTGCTAACCCTTATGATCCCGTAACACAGGACAGAAAACTGTAAGTAGCTGCAGCTGGAATGCCATCTGTAATTTGAAGTAGCCGTCCCTCTCCTCACTGACAGATTCTTTCTCTGAGGTCAGGACACGTGTGTGTGTATCCAGGTCCCCTGTAGCCCTTTAGTGGAAAGATGGCTTCTTTCCATTGCGTCCGCCCGCCCACCCCAGGCTTTGCCCCATGTTCCTTTGGGCACATCTCCAGGAGAAGCGTTCCTGGTGTGAGCAACCCTTCCCAGGCCAGGAGCCTCAGACTGCCAGTCTCAAGAGGTACCAGCACCGTGTAGCATGGAAAACAGTTCAGTGTGGGGCGCTCAGCTTcctcttttttgcttttagttaTGGTTTGTTTGTGATATTGTTAGCTTAGTCTTTGAGGTTTAAAACTGGAGGGAGTGGCTCAGCACAGCttaatattaaaacagaataacTACTTCTTATTTTATAACTATTTAGGGAAAGCAAAGCATAGATAAATACATCTTTCTGTAGCCTGTCATACAGTGGTGTGTAAGGAAACACCTGCGGATGAAAAGATCCAGAACATCCACGTGCTGTTTAAAGATGTTCagtcacttctttcttttgcaggcCTATTAACTGCAACAGTAGCCTCTCGTATTCACCGGGCAGCCCAGCCTGCCCTCCTGTATCTGGTACCTTTTACCTTATTGCCGCTCCTCACCATGGCATATTTAAAGGTAAGATGGGattgctgctggcaggaggccCGGGGCTCAGCTGGCAGCCAGGCAGTGCTCCTGCACTGGGCACCAGTTACTGGGGGATGCGTGCCCTCTCCCCTCGCTAAGAGCCGAGGCCGAGAGCTGACGTactgctgctcctgtggggAGTTCTCATTTTGGAGCCCTGAGCAACCGAGAGATGTGTGCTTGAACTAGAAGATAATGTATGCACATAAAGTGTCAGTAAACATAAACTAAACAGACTCAGAAGTGTTACGAGCTGTCTTAATTAAATAATGGAGTTTGTCCTCCCCCAGCTGGCCATGGAGGAAAACGTTTGCACAAAGGCTGAGTGGAGAGAGGAGAGGCAGGTGTCTACGTGTTTCCAGGCACCTGTTCTGAActggaattttaaaatgctatctttcctgttttggggttatttctgaaatatgcaTCTAGCATTCTACAGAACAGAGCCTAAGAAAGGGCAGAATTCTCCACCCACATAAACATTTGAGGCAGATCTGCCTCAGAAATGAAGTGTTTTGACCTGACGGTGGAAAGGAAGGATGTATTTTACTGTCTTAATTATCATCTGCAAAACAGTTGGAGAGCAGATTTGCTTTCAGATCTGCCCACGGTTGTACCTGTATTTTAAAACCTGGATTCTAAACAGGCTTTACGGTTTCTAAGTGCACGGTCCTTGTGCTCTTCCCCTGCCCAGGGCGATCTACGCCGCATGTGGTCCGAGCCCTTCCACTCCAAGTCCAGCAGCTCCCGCTTCCTGGAAGTATGATGGAACAGACAGCGACCCGAACTTCTGCCTTGGTCCTTTTCACTTTAACTTGTGGCTTTGTCATCTCCTGACGCTGGACTGGCTGCCAGGTACTTGGGAAGGTACCAACTGCAGGACTTGTAcgaaaggaggggaaggaaaaaagctgagGCTCTGGAGCTCCGTCTCATCGCCCTGCGGATGTGGAACTGGGGACCCTTTGTGCAACTGCAGCcactttcctctcctcctcGCTCTGATGGATTAGTAGCAGACTCTTACCTACGCgagagaggaagagacagaCTTGAAACTGAAAACGGCTTGAAGCCGTTCAAAAACTCGTGaacactaaaagaaaaaacagttagGCAAACTGAAGCTTCTTCAGCGAACCCTCCTAGGCATTGGGACCAGTTTCCTGTCGGACTTCAGTTTTGAAAAGAACTGAGACAGAAAGTTTTCTGTCACAatattggggtttttttggtttttttttttttttgatttattaaatatttcctgtgGTGTGAGGTTACTTATTAAATCCACAGACATTGAGTGACTTCTTGCAGTATACATATAAAAATTTGTTGTAACAAGTTACATTTCCACGCAGATGTCATGTTGCAGTGAAAAAGGGCACgatttttatacatatatatatacacacacatatagatatatatatgaataaatgaaaacctGCTAAGATCATGCTATGTAGCAGACAGGGGCTTGCTGTAATTTTTAGCATGTAGAGCAGTTTACTCTGGCTTTCTTGTATATGAATCTACGAtgagctgctgtttttctcccccCTCCTGAAACTGAACCTGCAATTTAAGAACAGATGTAGTATTTGTACCAGTTGTACTCACGGACTTTCGGGGATATTTGATTTTGATCAATGTAGCAAACTAGGGAAGAAAAACGTCGAAACCTAACCCTGTTTGTTTGAGGGGGGAGGGATGGGaagggtcttttttttttttttctttgtttcttttttacaatCAGCTCCCTTGCAGGTTTTTAGTAGTTCCTTCCTGACCCGGTGCATGTATTATAGCAGCAATTGTCTTTGTGCTTTCTGATCATAGTAATGTATCActtgtaaatacattttttctattttctatttttttgtatttttttgcattttgtttcattagtGTGCTGTATTTTTTCCGTGCCCCTGCCCcttaaaggttaaaaaaaaaaaaaaaaaaaaggaaaaaagaaagctgtccTTTCCTGTTGTGCCTGGTCAGTCTGTGTGTCGATGCTCTGTACCTGACAGCCTGTTCATGATGTGTTGGTGGTTGTTGTTTTCCAACCAGCAGTTCTGGTTGTGTTGTTCTCTTGGCTGGAAGGCAGCCCGCAGCTCACCAGAACGTTCGTGCTCTGTCCCTCTTGTCAGTCCGGTGCTGATCCCTGGGAGGTGACAGCAGGAACACAGGAATGTTCCAGCCTGGGATCTGACCTGTACCTGCGAGGCAGCGCTTTATTCCAGACAGGTGAGGAAGTTTCGGTGAAATGTCTGATCCTTTCTGCTCTGTCAGGTATTACAAGAGCAAAAATTGTGTCTGGCCTTGCTTAAGAAAGCATCTGTCCTGCCTGTCATTAATGTATTCCTCTGTTCTCAGCAGGTCTGTCCGAGCTCACAGGccgtggtgctgcagtggctgAGTGGCCTCTGGACGGGCTGAAGCCAGCGTGACACAGGTAAAacaggaggagatgctgaaaagcagcacagcaatgcAGGGGGTGGGGGCGGCCCCAAGAGCTTTGGGGTGAGGGCCCCAAGGTGAGTGGGTGGCAGGAGGGGTGCTGTGCCTTGTTATTTTCCTCCATTATCTTTCACTTGGTTGAAAGTACCTTCTCTATCATGTGCCTGCAATGCTCATCATCAGATAACAGtgactttaatttaaaaatctgcttttactGCAGGTGCTAGATCCCTGACTTGCAGTCAGCCTGGGGCAAAAGGACCTGAAGTTTGAGGTGTATAGCTGAAAACTTAAGTGAATAAAATACTGATGAGgatattcagagagaaaaaggagactTGATTTTcctgttgggggggggggtacCGAAGCAGCAGAGTATCTCTGGATCTGCTCTGCTGAAGCCTTGTCTTCCCAGTCCTTCCATCCACCTAACAGCAAAGCACATCTTAAGTGCTGTCAGTTTCTTGGGAGCTCCCTCCTGCctttagaattaaaataaaaggtctTTCTCTGGTTTTGCAGTGGCATTTTCTAGTCCCTACCAGGAACTTATGCCTGTAAGTGATTTTTCTGCACTTAAAAAGCATTCTGGAAAAAGTTCTAGAAGCGCTAATTGACAAACGGTTAATGGGAATTAATTTAGCCTTCCAGAAAAGGGTCGGGCTTCCTGTTTCAATCAGTATTGCCTTGCTGCAGGCTGTGTGACCTTCTGACTTGAACCAAGATGGGGCTGTGAATGCAGCACTTTGTTTCTGAACCAGtgagcagcacctgctgctccGCAATGGCGGCCTGCCTGCCCGGGTGGaagcctgcagctgccagccaaGCAATGCTGAACCCAAAGGGGTTTGCTGCACCCTCAGTGTTGCAATGGCATCCACCTCTGGCAAGAAGAGGGCTTTGGTGTTTTAGAGGTTTTCTGAAGCGTAACTGTACAAAGCTGTCACATCTCAGAGGCCAAAACATTCCCCTAAGATTTTTGATTCAGTTAAAGCCATAACACTTTATCCCACAGCTCTCCTCTTGAGAACAAGCTCAACTTTGGGGGGGAATAGAAAGGATTTGTACCTCAGCACTCGGCTGCTGGGTGCCCTGAGCAGACCTGCTGGCCTTGTTCCTTGGCTCTGGCTCACAGCGTGTCGAGGATGAAACTGCAtgcactgctgtgctcctgtggATCTCTCAGGGCCATCTGGGCACcgagtccctgtccctgctgggtCCCTTCGTGCCTTCTTGGTTTCACGTTTTGTTCAGCTCGTTCATTCCCCACTTGATACAAATCCCTGCAGTGCAATCTGCAAGCACCTGAGTTTTCTTGTGAGAagttgtcagaaaaaaaaaaacctgtctagcaaaagcttttatttaggAGAGTAAAAGGTTACTGTCAAAAAAATGCTCTGACTGCTTCAGGGACCAGAACtgtaaaatgcaaagcagttaGCAGTCCTGCAGTTGGTTTTCTGCTATGTCTTTGGGAATAGTCAGCTTAAAAAATTTTACTGTTCTGAAGTTTTCCCAAAGGACTTGCCCTTAGTCTTGAAAAGATTTGGAGTTTGACTGTTTGGCCAGCCGGGATGGACGATGTATTTTGCAAATACAAACTAGTAATTCCAGAACTGCAGTGGCCCCTTgggagcagcctgtgctgggtCAGACCACGGTGCTGCGGCGGGGCCTAGGAGCACGTGGGTGCTGCACTTTGCATGGTGCGACAGGCAGAAGCTGTTTGTGGAGATGAACGTTTCCTGTTGTGAGCATGGAAGCATGGAGTGTTCTGTGAGAGAAGGAGTCATGGGAGCAGTGAGGAAACGTGCTGACTGCTGGGACCGACTTCATCTCAGTACTGACCTCGTTAAGGGAGAAGCAGATGCAGAGCTCCATGATATTCTTCTTTTTACACAAGTAGTGAGCAAGTAGAACTGGATATTGTTCAGGTAAGCAGGAGCAG
Above is a genomic segment from Numida meleagris isolate 19003 breed g44 Domestic line chromosome 14, NumMel1.0, whole genome shotgun sequence containing:
- the SPPL3 gene encoding signal peptide peptidase-like 3 isoform X1 → MRVQAGGVQSSFCLLSGCRVPSGSYGAWLSVPENTGEYRHFCALPTQRAYSLVDSSQVSTFLISILLIVYGSFRSLNMDFENQDKEKDNSSTAGSFNGNSTNNSKGIQTIDSTQALFLPIGASVSLLVMFFFFDSVQVVFTICTAVLATIAFAFLLLPMCQYLTRPCSPQNKISFGCCGRFTAAELLSFSLSVMLVLIWVLTGHWLLMDALAMGLCVAMIAFVRLPSLKVSCLLLSGLLIYDVFWVFFSAYIFNSNVMVKVATQPADNPLDVLSRKLHLGPNVGRDVPRLSLPGKLVFPSSTGSHFSMLGIGDIVMPGLLLCFVLRYDNYKKQANSDSCGAPGPGNISGRMQKVSYFHCTLIGYFVGLLTATVASRIHRAAQPALLYLVPFTLLPLLTMAYLKGDLRRMWSEPFHSKSSSSRFLEV
- the SPPL3 gene encoding signal peptide peptidase-like 3 isoform X5, producing the protein MDFENQDKEKDNSSTAGSFNGNSTNNSIQTIDSTQALFLPIGASVSLLVMFFFFDSVQVVFTICTAVLATIAFAFLLLPMCQYLTRPCSPQNKISFGCCGRFTAAELLSFSLSVMLVLIWVLTGHWLLMDALAMGLCVAMIAFVRLPSLKVSCLLLSGLLIYDVFWVFFSAYIFNSNVMVKVATQPADNPLDVLSRKLHLGPNVGRDVPRLSLPGKLVFPSSTGSHFSMLGIGDIVMPGLLLCFVLRYDNYKKQANSDSCGAPGPGNISGRMQKVSYFHCTLIGYFVGLLTATVASRIHRAAQPALLYLVPFTLLPLLTMAYLKGDLRRMWSEPFHSKSSSSRFLEV
- the SPPL3 gene encoding signal peptide peptidase-like 3 isoform X2 codes for the protein MRVQAGGVQSSFCLLSGCRVPSGSYGAWLSVPENTGEYRHFCALPTQRAYSLVDSSQVSTFLISILLIVYGSFRSLNMDFENQDKEKDNSSTAGSFNGNSTNNSIQTIDSTQALFLPIGASVSLLVMFFFFDSVQVVFTICTAVLATIAFAFLLLPMCQYLTRPCSPQNKISFGCCGRFTAAELLSFSLSVMLVLIWVLTGHWLLMDALAMGLCVAMIAFVRLPSLKVSCLLLSGLLIYDVFWVFFSAYIFNSNVMVKVATQPADNPLDVLSRKLHLGPNVGRDVPRLSLPGKLVFPSSTGSHFSMLGIGDIVMPGLLLCFVLRYDNYKKQANSDSCGAPGPGNISGRMQKVSYFHCTLIGYFVGLLTATVASRIHRAAQPALLYLVPFTLLPLLTMAYLKGDLRRMWSEPFHSKSSSSRFLEV
- the SPPL3 gene encoding signal peptide peptidase-like 3 isoform X3: METIQILERRAYSLVDSSQVSTFLISILLIVYGSFRSLNMDFENQDKEKDNSSTAGSFNGNSTNNSKGIQTIDSTQALFLPIGASVSLLVMFFFFDSVQVVFTICTAVLATIAFAFLLLPMCQYLTRPCSPQNKISFGCCGRFTAAELLSFSLSVMLVLIWVLTGHWLLMDALAMGLCVAMIAFVRLPSLKVSCLLLSGLLIYDVFWVFFSAYIFNSNVMVKVATQPADNPLDVLSRKLHLGPNVGRDVPRLSLPGKLVFPSSTGSHFSMLGIGDIVMPGLLLCFVLRYDNYKKQANSDSCGAPGPGNISGRMQKVSYFHCTLIGYFVGLLTATVASRIHRAAQPALLYLVPFTLLPLLTMAYLKGDLRRMWSEPFHSKSSSSRFLEV
- the SPPL3 gene encoding signal peptide peptidase-like 3 isoform X4; the encoded protein is MDFENQDKEKDNSSTAGSFNGNSTNNSKGIQTIDSTQALFLPIGASVSLLVMFFFFDSVQVVFTICTAVLATIAFAFLLLPMCQYLTRPCSPQNKISFGCCGRFTAAELLSFSLSVMLVLIWVLTGHWLLMDALAMGLCVAMIAFVRLPSLKVSCLLLSGLLIYDVFWVFFSAYIFNSNVMVKVATQPADNPLDVLSRKLHLGPNVGRDVPRLSLPGKLVFPSSTGSHFSMLGIGDIVMPGLLLCFVLRYDNYKKQANSDSCGAPGPGNISGRMQKVSYFHCTLIGYFVGLLTATVASRIHRAAQPALLYLVPFTLLPLLTMAYLKGDLRRMWSEPFHSKSSSSRFLEV